A genome region from Nitrospirota bacterium includes the following:
- a CDS encoding PfkB family carbohydrate kinase — protein MMVVGIGQCSWDYLALVDRFPAEDTKKEVLRWEEQGGGPVATALVALRRLGMSTRFHGVVGEDPAGERIRESLKAEGVDTGGLLLRPGATSQTAFIVAEQATGRRTIYWRRPSGAPLGAKELGPAFLEGARFLHLDGLMAEASLHAARGARRRGIPAMLDAGRLREGMLDVAREVPFVVASEEFARDLGMRAGGEEEFLRRAEGMFPGTFTVTLGAQGSLTRTPEGRVFHVPAFEVEAVDTTGAGDVFHGGYIYGLLRGWELLSTVRFAAALAALACRRPGGRAGIPGLTEVEGFLSRRTERPES, from the coding sequence ATGATGGTGGTGGGCATCGGGCAGTGTTCGTGGGACTACCTGGCCCTGGTGGACCGTTTCCCCGCGGAGGACACCAAGAAGGAGGTCCTCCGCTGGGAGGAGCAGGGGGGCGGGCCCGTGGCCACGGCACTGGTGGCCTTGAGGCGGCTCGGTATGAGCACCCGGTTTCACGGCGTGGTGGGCGAGGACCCCGCCGGAGAGCGCATCCGGGAGAGCCTGAAGGCCGAGGGGGTGGACACCGGGGGCCTTCTCCTCCGGCCGGGGGCGACGTCGCAGACGGCCTTCATCGTGGCCGAGCAGGCCACGGGCCGGCGGACCATATACTGGCGGCGGCCATCGGGCGCCCCGCTCGGTGCGAAGGAGCTGGGCCCGGCCTTTCTCGAAGGGGCCCGTTTCCTGCACCTCGACGGCCTCATGGCCGAGGCCTCTCTGCATGCCGCCCGGGGGGCCCGCAGGCGGGGCATCCCCGCCATGCTGGACGCCGGGCGCCTGAGGGAGGGCATGCTCGATGTGGCGCGGGAGGTGCCCTTCGTGGTGGCCTCGGAGGAGTTCGCCCGGGACCTAGGGATGAGGGCGGGCGGGGAGGAGGAGTTCCTTCGCCGGGCGGAAGGCATGTTTCCGGGGACCTTCACCGTCACCCTGGGGGCCCAGGGCAGCCTGACCCGCACCCCGGAGGGCCGCGTCTTCCATGTGCCCGCGTTTGAGGTGGAGGCGGTGGACACCACGGGGGCGGGGGATGTCTTTCACGGGGGATACATCTACGGCCTCCTCCGGGGTTGGGAGCTCCTGAGCACCGTCCGGTTCGCCGCCGCTCTGGCCGCCCTGGCGTGCAGACGGCCGGGAGGCCGCGCGGGCATTCCCGGCCTCACGGAGGTGGAGGGCTTTCTCTCCCGCCGGACGGAACGCCCGGAGTCCTAG
- a CDS encoding secondary thiamine-phosphate synthase enzyme YjbQ, protein MSFTELLPLRTSGFSDIVDITAEAARAVARSGVRDGLLTVFCRGSTGAVTTIEYEPGVVSDLKRAIENMAPSDIPYEHDRRWGDGNGFAHVRAALMKPSLTVPVVDGSLTLGTWQQIVFIDFDNRPRERELVLHVLGESPPGEAV, encoded by the coding sequence ATGAGCTTCACTGAGCTTCTGCCGCTTAGGACCAGCGGGTTCTCCGATATCGTGGACATCACGGCCGAGGCGGCCCGGGCAGTGGCCCGCTCCGGCGTGCGGGACGGGCTGCTTACCGTCTTCTGCCGGGGCTCCACGGGTGCGGTCACCACCATCGAGTACGAGCCCGGCGTCGTCAGCGACCTCAAGCGGGCCATAGAGAACATGGCCCCCAGCGACATCCCCTACGAGCACGACCGCCGCTGGGGGGACGGAAACGGCTTCGCCCATGTCCGGGCCGCCCTCATGAAACCCTCCCTCACCGTCCCCGTGGTGGACGGCAGCCTCACCCTGGGCACCTGGCAGCAGATTGTCTTCATCGACTTCGACAACCGTCCGAGGGAAAGGGAGCTCGTCCTGCACGTCCTGGGGGAGAGCCCGCCCGGGGAGGCGGTGTGA
- a CDS encoding TVP38/TMEM64 family protein — protein sequence MRKPVRRRVIVISLVVMGAALGVGLGYVFLRGLPEGVWRHLDKEHIQGLIQSAGPWGYAVSVGLMVLHSFVPFPAEFVAMANGMAFGVLMGTALTWSGAMLGAFAAFGLARRLGRPFVRRIFRDKDIGKQERLVADYGARALFLSRFIPVISFNLINYLAGLAGISWWTFAWTTAVGILPITTLMVVLGDSIHDLRWQVWTGLLAGGILLTFLVHRLSRRLGSRL from the coding sequence ATGAGAAAGCCTGTCCGCCGCAGGGTCATCGTCATCTCTCTGGTTGTCATGGGCGCGGCCCTTGGGGTGGGCCTGGGCTACGTTTTTCTTCGCGGCCTGCCCGAAGGTGTGTGGCGCCATCTCGACAAGGAGCACATCCAGGGGCTCATCCAGTCGGCGGGCCCCTGGGGCTATGCCGTTTCCGTCGGCCTCATGGTGCTGCACTCCTTCGTGCCGTTTCCGGCGGAGTTCGTCGCCATGGCCAACGGCATGGCCTTCGGGGTGCTCATGGGGACGGCGCTGACGTGGTCGGGGGCCATGCTCGGGGCCTTCGCCGCCTTCGGGCTGGCCCGGCGGCTGGGACGCCCGTTCGTCAGGCGCATTTTCAGGGACAAGGACATCGGCAAGCAGGAGAGGCTGGTGGCCGATTACGGGGCCCGGGCGCTCTTTCTGAGCCGCTTCATCCCCGTCATCTCCTTCAATCTCATAAACTACCTCGCCGGGCTGGCGGGCATCTCCTGGTGGACCTTCGCCTGGACCACCGCAGTGGGCATCCTCCCCATCACCACCCTCATGGTGGTCCTCGGCGACAGCATCCACGACCTGCGCTGGCAGGTCTGGACGGGACTCCTGGCAGGGGGCATCCTCCTGACCTTCCTCGTGCACCGACTCTCCCGCCGCCTCGGAAGCAGGCTCTGA
- a CDS encoding class I SAM-dependent methyltransferase, giving the protein MEVHDKNRGNLARYNITAWFYDILDFPWELRYRGWRPHLVGDVRGRVLEAGVGTGRNLRHYPPEAELTALDLSPAMLRKAAGRVREARCPVHFLRGDACMMDEVPSDAYDWVVATFLCCVLPRELQPAAVGELARVLRPGGRFRLLEMVYSSDPRLLRRQRMFTPFVQKVYGARFDRHTLRHVRENRDLVVTGTRFLRHDIYLLIEGEKRQ; this is encoded by the coding sequence ATGGAAGTCCACGACAAGAATCGAGGCAACCTTGCCCGGTATAACATCACGGCCTGGTTCTACGACATCCTGGACTTCCCCTGGGAGCTGCGGTACCGGGGGTGGCGGCCCCATCTGGTGGGGGACGTCAGGGGCCGGGTCCTGGAAGCGGGCGTGGGAACCGGCCGGAACCTCAGGCATTATCCGCCGGAGGCGGAGCTTACGGCGCTTGACCTGAGCCCGGCCATGCTCAGGAAGGCGGCGGGGCGCGTCCGCGAGGCCCGCTGCCCGGTGCACTTCCTGCGCGGGGACGCCTGCATGATGGACGAGGTCCCCTCCGATGCCTACGACTGGGTGGTGGCCACTTTCCTCTGCTGTGTCCTGCCCCGGGAGCTTCAGCCCGCGGCCGTCGGAGAGCTGGCCCGCGTCCTGAGGCCCGGCGGGAGGTTCCGCCTGCTGGAGATGGTATACTCCAGCGACCCGCGCCTCCTGCGCCGGCAGAGGATGTTCACGCCCTTTGTGCAGAAGGTCTACGGGGCCCGGTTCGACCGCCATACCCTGAGGCACGTCAGGGAGAACCGGGACCTCGTGGTGACCGGGACGCGCTTCCTCAGGCACGACATCTACCTTCTCATCGAAGGGGAAAAGCGTCAGTAG
- the sfsA gene encoding DNA/RNA nuclease SfsA: MVKIAEYPPLVTGWLQRRYKRFLADVELEDGSVVTAFCPNPGSMMGLLEPGTPALLSESSDPGRRTAHTLELLRPVEGTWVAVNTLRTNAWAARVIERGLAGEALRGYAVERREVAYGDSRLDFLLEAGRGEAYLEVKSVTLRVGAEARFPDAVTLRGRRHLRALMRAREEGKRAFMLYLVQREDCRCFAPAEDIDREYARAFREAVGAGVGVVVLALSVGARGVYLLGGLPLCGGDRF, translated from the coding sequence ATGGTGAAAATAGCGGAGTATCCCCCTCTTGTCACGGGCTGGCTCCAGAGGAGGTACAAGCGCTTTCTGGCGGACGTGGAGCTTGAGGACGGCTCCGTGGTCACGGCCTTCTGCCCGAACCCGGGGAGCATGATGGGCCTTCTCGAGCCTGGCACGCCAGCCCTGCTTTCGGAAAGCAGCGACCCCGGGAGGCGCACGGCCCATACCCTGGAGCTTCTTCGGCCGGTGGAGGGGACATGGGTGGCGGTCAATACCCTGCGCACAAACGCGTGGGCCGCGAGGGTCATCGAGCGGGGGCTTGCCGGGGAGGCGCTCCGGGGATACGCGGTCGAAAGGAGGGAGGTCGCGTACGGGGACTCCCGGCTCGATTTTCTCCTTGAGGCGGGCCGGGGCGAGGCCTATCTGGAGGTCAAGAGCGTGACGCTCCGGGTGGGAGCGGAGGCGCGGTTTCCCGATGCGGTGACCCTGCGGGGCAGAAGACACCTGAGGGCCCTGATGCGGGCCAGGGAGGAGGGCAAAAGGGCCTTCATGCTCTATCTCGTCCAGCGGGAGGACTGCCGGTGTTTCGCCCCGGCGGAAGACATAGACCGCGAATACGCCCGGGCCTTCCGGGAGGCAGTGGGGGCCGGAGTCGGGGTGGTGGTCCTCGCGCTCAGCGTCGGCGCCCGGGGCGTTTATCTTCTGGGCGGCCTCCCCCTGTGCGGGGGAGACAGGTTCTAA
- a CDS encoding diadenylate cyclase, protein MTKGRHRNLLLANALRLAGETGSDKLFVFVNTEREARRYLKAGLPGEEHVVLVLPRGLPVTRSEIKRAGLGSLESWSGNQTRFSRIKYAFLQGVLEGIILPTSKVVCLIGPWGSDHLDTITVHDLSLSWSQEFPFDVSSLLAKRSFPTAMAMVDVALDIGASGREGKPVGTMFVIGDEENVLRNSHQAVFNPFKGYARSDRKIGRPEVVESIKELALLDGAFVISSGGVLEAAGRHLDAAGVMTKELRGLGSRHRAAAGITRRTASVAVVVSESTGRVTVFDRGRIVTTLEPYISRRLV, encoded by the coding sequence GTGACGAAGGGACGGCACAGGAACCTGCTCCTGGCAAACGCCCTCCGCCTGGCCGGGGAGACCGGAAGCGACAAGCTTTTCGTCTTCGTCAATACCGAGCGGGAAGCCCGCAGATACCTCAAAGCCGGCCTCCCCGGCGAGGAGCACGTCGTCCTGGTCCTGCCCCGGGGGCTCCCGGTGACCCGCAGCGAGATAAAGCGGGCCGGCCTCGGGTCCCTGGAGAGCTGGTCGGGCAACCAGACACGGTTTTCCCGCATCAAGTATGCCTTCCTCCAGGGCGTCCTGGAGGGCATCATCCTTCCCACGAGCAAGGTGGTCTGCCTCATCGGGCCCTGGGGCTCCGACCACCTGGACACCATCACGGTGCACGACCTGTCGCTCTCCTGGAGCCAGGAGTTCCCCTTCGACGTCTCAAGCCTCCTGGCCAAGCGCTCCTTCCCCACGGCGATGGCCATGGTGGACGTGGCCCTGGACATAGGGGCAAGCGGCAGGGAGGGTAAGCCGGTGGGGACGATGTTCGTCATCGGGGACGAGGAAAACGTGCTCCGCAACTCCCACCAGGCCGTCTTCAACCCCTTCAAGGGGTACGCCCGCTCCGACAGAAAGATAGGCCGCCCCGAGGTGGTGGAGTCCATCAAGGAGCTGGCCCTCCTGGACGGGGCCTTCGTCATCTCCTCGGGGGGCGTGCTGGAGGCGGCGGGACGCCACCTGGACGCTGCCGGGGTGATGACTAAGGAACTGAGGGGCCTGGGCTCCCGCCACAGGGCCGCCGCCGGCATCACCCGGCGCACGGCTTCCGTGGCCGTGGTGGTCTCGGAAAGCACCGGTCGGGTCACCGTCTTCGACCGGGGGCGCATCGTGACCACCCTGGAGCCCTACATAAGCAGGCGCCTGGTTTAG
- the miaA gene encoding tRNA (adenosine(37)-N6)-dimethylallyltransferase MiaA produces the protein MKRENRVLLLVGPTGVGKTSASVLLARRLGTEIIGADSMQIYRHMDIGTEKPTPSERKEVPHHMIDIVEPSEEFSVGRYLEAVVPIVERLHGEGRVPVVVGGTGLYVKAMTRGLFAGAGADRALRTGLAREETAALYGRLREVDPEAAKAIDPHDKRRIVRALEVSLLSGERMSRLQESRTAPLPYRFAKVALFRAREELYRMIEERVDGMLRRGLPEEVRRVLQMNPSRTALQAIGYKELAAHLAGEYSLQEAVRLIKRNTRRYAKRQLTWFKGEKGLLWVDVTGLGSGPEVLCRLWPALAMYGIP, from the coding sequence ATGAAACGGGAGAACCGCGTGCTGCTCCTGGTGGGGCCCACCGGGGTGGGAAAGACCTCCGCCTCCGTTCTCCTGGCCCGGAGGCTCGGCACCGAGATAATTGGGGCCGACTCGATGCAGATTTACCGGCACATGGATATCGGCACCGAGAAGCCCACGCCCAGTGAGCGCAAGGAGGTCCCCCACCACATGATAGACATCGTGGAGCCCTCCGAGGAGTTCAGCGTGGGCCGGTACCTGGAGGCCGTGGTGCCCATCGTGGAGCGCCTCCACGGCGAGGGCAGGGTGCCCGTGGTGGTGGGGGGCACGGGGCTTTACGTAAAGGCCATGACGCGCGGTCTTTTCGCCGGGGCGGGGGCGGACCGCGCCCTGCGCACCGGGCTGGCCCGGGAGGAGACGGCGGCCCTGTACGGGAGGCTCCGGGAGGTGGACCCCGAGGCCGCGAAGGCCATAGACCCCCACGACAAGCGGCGCATCGTCCGGGCCCTGGAGGTCTCGCTCCTGAGCGGGGAGAGGATGTCCCGGCTTCAGGAGAGCCGCACCGCTCCGCTGCCCTACCGGTTCGCCAAGGTGGCCCTTTTCAGGGCGCGGGAGGAGCTGTACCGGATGATAGAGGAGCGCGTGGACGGCATGCTCAGACGGGGGCTTCCGGAGGAAGTCCGCCGGGTGCTCCAGATGAACCCCTCACGGACGGCGCTTCAGGCCATCGGTTACAAGGAGCTGGCCGCTCACCTGGCCGGGGAGTACTCCCTGCAAGAGGCCGTGCGCCTTATCAAGAGAAACACGCGGCGCTATGCCAAGCGGCAGCTTACCTGGTTCAAGGGGGAGAAAGGCCTTCTCTGGGTGGATGTTACGGGGCTTGGGAGCGGCCCGGAGGTGCTTTGCCGCCTCTGGCCCGCCTTGGCAATGTACGGCATTCCCTGA